A genomic stretch from Rhodomicrobium vannielii ATCC 17100 includes:
- the mtgA gene encoding monofunctional biosynthetic peptidoglycan transglycosylase, which produces MTDLAPKTFERLAEVTRPHNRGWRGRALRIVLIALGVFLLAPYVLTLVYAVVNPPLSALMARQALLGRPVAHDWRDLDEISPNLIAQVIVSEDGRFCQHHGVDWQALDKAVDAVKAGKPKGGGSTITMQTAKNLFLWSDPAWLRKPLEIPLASFMDAVLGKRRVMEIYLNIVEWAPGVYGAQAAARHHFKTSAEDLTMQQAAQLAAALPNPKRRNAGKPGPRVAALANRLRVRAARESDNSFCVLEEEAPAEDEASQE; this is translated from the coding sequence ATGACGGATTTAGCGCCAAAGACCTTCGAGCGACTGGCCGAGGTGACACGCCCGCATAACCGTGGCTGGCGCGGCCGCGCCCTGCGCATCGTTCTCATTGCGCTCGGCGTGTTTCTCCTCGCGCCGTACGTGTTGACGCTCGTCTACGCGGTTGTCAATCCGCCGCTGTCGGCGCTGATGGCGAGGCAGGCGTTACTGGGACGTCCCGTCGCGCATGATTGGCGCGATCTCGACGAGATTTCGCCGAACCTCATCGCGCAGGTGATCGTGTCCGAGGATGGCCGCTTCTGCCAGCATCACGGCGTCGATTGGCAGGCGCTCGACAAGGCGGTCGACGCGGTGAAAGCCGGGAAGCCGAAGGGCGGCGGCAGCACCATCACCATGCAGACCGCGAAGAATCTCTTCCTGTGGAGTGATCCGGCGTGGCTGCGGAAGCCGTTAGAAATTCCACTCGCGAGCTTCATGGACGCGGTGCTCGGCAAGCGGCGCGTGATGGAAATTTACCTCAACATCGTTGAGTGGGCACCCGGCGTCTATGGTGCGCAGGCGGCGGCGCGGCATCATTTCAAAACCTCAGCGGAAGATTTGACCATGCAGCAGGCCGCGCAACTCGCCGCAGCGCTACCGAATCCGAAGCGCCGCAATGCGGGCAAGCCGGGACCGCGCGTGGCAGCGCTCGCCAACCGCCTGCGGGTGCGCGCGGCGCGGGAAAGCGACAACTCGTTCTGTGTGCTTGAGGAAGAAGCGCCAGCCGAAGACGAGGCGAGTCAGGAATGA
- a CDS encoding PAS domain-containing hybrid sensor histidine kinase/response regulator encodes MTRQPSDRLTDLAGCQPPTAGAAAFATLDAGGHFLSANERFCVFTGRRETDLLRLRLSDVATGELAEPGKLDGLGEQGLETRTHLVSADGRAVPLIATLTPVLRGKELVCIHVLARAEALGTEAEDRRCRAVVDAVRGVLWTNNAAGEMWGEQPGWAALTGQSFDEYQGFGWKAVLHPDDVQPTLDAWKAAVSTKSMFVFEHRVRRPDGQLRRYSVRALPVFDDAGEVSEWVGIHTDITEQRAAERAWLDLSANLKQRAQAADEARERTWNNARDMLLITDSEGVFRAANPAWTAVLGWLPEEVTGKSYCDFLHPDDKSAATGAAFFARGGSKGIEVRFRHKNGTYRWTSWLIAPDGDLIYANGRDVTAEKEGAEALERSEARMRAIFHTSYHSKCISALDGTLLDANPTSLAAIGADTADVVVGQPFWDTPWFSDTPGMPDFIRSSFAEVVTGETVRREILLNLPGGPRWFDFTMRPICGARGQVVSVVSEAADITTRRKAHEALLQSQRLEAVGQITGGIAHDFNNLLTPIMGAFELLQRRIAPDERLHALISNAMQSAESARVLVQRLLAFARRQHLDTRAVDLKGLILGLHDLIARALGSRIDVRVEIPDGLPRARVDPSQFEVALLNLAVNGGDAMPDGGTITISASAETIEEGTASDLAPGRYIALAFEDTGIGMTREMLARAVEPFYSTKGIGKGTGLGLSMIHGLAAQSGGKLDLESEPGRGTRATLWLPVAEAETVADGAPAPEPSGVEPLVVLLTDDNNFVRDGAAAMLEALGHTVIQAESGPCALHHLAEGCRCDVLITDQRMPGMLGSELVRRARDLRPDLPAVLITGFAEEGDADVDALPRLSKPFRSLELERVLAMALGAKKTAPET; translated from the coding sequence ATGACGAGACAGCCGAGTGACCGGCTGACGGATCTCGCAGGCTGCCAGCCGCCGACCGCGGGCGCGGCGGCCTTCGCGACACTCGACGCCGGTGGGCATTTCCTGAGCGCGAACGAGCGGTTCTGCGTTTTCACCGGCCGCCGGGAGACGGATCTCCTGCGTTTGCGCCTTTCCGATGTCGCCACGGGAGAGTTGGCGGAGCCGGGCAAGCTTGACGGCCTCGGCGAGCAGGGGCTTGAAACGCGAACGCATCTTGTGAGCGCAGACGGCCGCGCTGTTCCCCTGATTGCAACGCTGACGCCTGTTCTGCGCGGCAAGGAACTCGTTTGCATTCATGTCCTCGCCCGTGCGGAGGCTCTCGGAACCGAGGCGGAGGATCGCCGTTGTCGCGCCGTCGTCGATGCCGTGCGGGGCGTGCTCTGGACCAACAACGCCGCGGGTGAAATGTGGGGCGAGCAGCCGGGATGGGCTGCATTGACCGGCCAGAGCTTCGATGAATACCAGGGGTTCGGCTGGAAGGCCGTGCTTCATCCCGACGATGTGCAACCGACGCTCGACGCATGGAAAGCGGCCGTTTCGACGAAGAGCATGTTCGTTTTCGAGCATCGCGTCCGCCGCCCCGATGGCCAGTTGCGGCGCTATTCCGTTCGGGCGCTTCCCGTCTTCGATGATGCGGGTGAGGTGTCCGAGTGGGTCGGCATTCACACCGATATCACCGAGCAGCGCGCCGCCGAACGCGCGTGGCTCGATCTTTCGGCGAATCTCAAGCAGCGCGCGCAAGCTGCGGACGAGGCGCGCGAGCGGACCTGGAACAACGCCCGCGACATGCTTCTCATTACCGACAGCGAAGGCGTGTTCCGGGCGGCAAACCCGGCGTGGACCGCCGTACTCGGTTGGCTGCCCGAGGAGGTCACCGGCAAGTCCTACTGCGACTTTTTGCACCCTGACGACAAGTCTGCCGCGACCGGCGCGGCTTTTTTCGCGCGCGGCGGCTCCAAAGGGATCGAGGTGCGCTTCCGGCACAAGAATGGCACCTATCGCTGGACGTCATGGCTAATCGCGCCCGATGGCGATCTCATCTACGCGAACGGTCGCGATGTCACCGCCGAGAAGGAAGGCGCGGAGGCGTTGGAGCGCTCCGAGGCTCGCATGCGAGCCATCTTTCACACGAGCTATCATTCGAAGTGCATCTCCGCGCTCGACGGCACACTCCTCGACGCCAATCCGACCTCGCTTGCGGCCATCGGCGCGGATACGGCCGATGTTGTCGTAGGCCAGCCGTTCTGGGACACGCCGTGGTTTTCCGACACGCCGGGAATGCCGGACTTCATCCGGTCCTCTTTCGCGGAAGTGGTGACAGGCGAGACGGTCCGGCGCGAAATCCTCCTCAACCTTCCGGGCGGCCCGCGTTGGTTCGACTTCACCATGCGGCCGATCTGCGGCGCACGAGGGCAGGTCGTCTCCGTCGTCTCGGAGGCCGCCGACATCACGACGCGCCGTAAGGCCCACGAGGCGCTCCTGCAGAGCCAACGCCTTGAAGCCGTAGGGCAGATTACAGGCGGGATCGCGCACGACTTCAACAACCTGCTGACGCCTATCATGGGCGCGTTCGAGCTTCTCCAGCGACGGATCGCCCCGGACGAGCGGTTGCATGCGCTGATCTCCAATGCGATGCAATCGGCGGAAAGCGCCCGCGTTCTCGTTCAGCGGCTGCTTGCTTTCGCCCGGCGTCAGCATCTCGACACGCGCGCCGTCGATCTCAAGGGCCTCATCCTTGGGCTGCACGATCTGATTGCACGAGCTCTTGGCTCGCGGATCGACGTTCGCGTCGAAATCCCCGATGGCCTGCCCCGAGCCCGTGTTGATCCGAGCCAATTCGAGGTTGCGCTCCTGAACCTCGCGGTGAACGGAGGCGACGCGATGCCGGACGGCGGCACGATCACGATTTCAGCGTCAGCGGAGACGATCGAGGAGGGGACGGCCTCGGACCTTGCCCCCGGACGTTATATAGCGCTTGCCTTCGAGGACACCGGCATCGGGATGACGCGGGAAATGCTGGCGCGCGCGGTGGAGCCCTTCTATTCGACCAAGGGGATCGGCAAGGGAACCGGCCTCGGCCTTTCGATGATCCACGGTCTTGCCGCGCAGTCCGGAGGGAAGCTCGACCTCGAAAGCGAGCCCGGCCGGGGCACGCGCGCCACGCTATGGCTCCCGGTAGCGGAGGCTGAGACGGTGGCGGACGGGGCCCCCGCACCGGAACCGTCGGGTGTCGAGCCGCTTGTCGTTCTACTCACCGACGACAACAACTTCGTGCGCGACGGTGCGGCTGCGATGCTTGAGGCTTTGGGCCATACGGTCATTCAGGCGGAGAGCGGCCCCTGCGCGCTGCACCACCTTGCAGAGGGCTGCCGCTGCGACGTGCTCATCACGGATCAACGCATGCCGGGGATGCTCGGAAGCGAACTCGTGCGTCGCGCGCGAGACCTGCGGCCGGACTTGCCCGCCGTCCTGATTACGGGGTTCGCCGAAGAGGGAGACGCAGACGTGGATGCTCTGCCGCGTCTTTCGAAGCCGTTCCGCTCCCTGGAGTTGGAACGCGTCCTCGCCATGGCGCTCGGCGCGAAAAAGACCGCGCCGGAAACGTAA
- the crtY gene encoding lycopene beta-cyclase CrtY: protein MSDRDFDVIFAGGGLAATLAAYRLRQVKPELSVLVLEADDKFGGNHTWSFHTTDISEDAWAWIAPFVAHSWSEQQVRFPKHTRTLKSGYNSIFSETLHDAALPVLKDSVRFSTRVLSVSPHQVVLSGGEVLRAPCVIDARGIGRVDNLTIGYQKFLGLVVRFERPHGQPYPIIMDATVRQRDGYRFVYTLPFTDDTMLIEDTYYSDNPAIDAHTHRELCLDYARERGWQIAEIEREERGVLPIVLGGDVSDILEKNADGVPALGLRGGFFHHTTSYSFPFAVRCADAIAAMDHLTSESLHRITHKWAHQHWREQRFFRLLNRMLFWAAKPETRYRVLQRFYDLHEPLIERFYSSSLTLADQARILIGWPPVPIHKAVRVMGETRVNPIPQPVSSPS from the coding sequence ATGAGCGACCGAGATTTCGACGTGATCTTTGCTGGCGGTGGCCTTGCAGCCACGCTCGCAGCCTATCGTCTCCGCCAAGTCAAGCCGGAGCTATCCGTCCTCGTTCTAGAAGCCGACGACAAATTCGGGGGGAACCACACATGGTCCTTCCACACTACCGATATATCAGAGGACGCATGGGCGTGGATTGCGCCCTTTGTCGCACATTCGTGGTCCGAGCAGCAGGTGCGCTTCCCCAAACACACGCGCACGCTGAAATCCGGCTACAACTCCATCTTTTCCGAAACGCTGCATGACGCGGCTCTTCCGGTTCTGAAAGACAGTGTGCGGTTTTCGACCCGTGTTCTGAGCGTATCGCCGCATCAGGTCGTGCTCTCGGGCGGCGAGGTGCTGCGCGCGCCCTGCGTCATCGATGCGAGGGGCATCGGGCGCGTGGACAACCTGACTATCGGCTATCAGAAGTTCCTGGGATTGGTCGTCCGCTTCGAACGGCCGCACGGGCAACCCTATCCGATTATCATGGATGCGACGGTTCGCCAGCGTGACGGATATCGTTTCGTGTATACCCTGCCTTTCACGGACGACACCATGCTGATCGAAGACACATATTATAGCGACAACCCGGCCATCGACGCGCACACGCACCGCGAGCTTTGCCTAGACTACGCGCGCGAACGCGGCTGGCAGATTGCTGAGATCGAGCGCGAAGAGCGTGGCGTGCTGCCGATCGTGCTTGGCGGCGACGTGTCGGACATCCTCGAAAAGAACGCCGATGGTGTGCCGGCGCTCGGCCTGCGCGGCGGCTTTTTTCACCACACCACGAGTTATTCCTTCCCATTCGCGGTGCGTTGCGCCGATGCTATCGCCGCCATGGATCATCTGACGAGCGAGTCGCTTCATCGCATCACCCATAAATGGGCGCACCAGCACTGGAGGGAGCAGCGGTTTTTCCGCCTCCTGAACCGTATGCTGTTCTGGGCCGCGAAGCCCGAGACGCGCTATCGCGTACTGCAACGCTTCTACGATCTGCACGAGCCGCTCATCGAGCGCTTCTACAGCTCAAGCCTAACTCTTGCGGATCAGGCCCGGATTCTTATAGGCTGGCCACCTGTGCCTATTCATAAAGCTGTAAGGGTTATGGGGGAAACCCGAGTTAACCCCATCCCTCAGCCTGTATCATCGCCAAGCTAA
- a CDS encoding response regulator, with translation MVEQRALAGARVLIVEDDALSAHVAQEMLAELGCSVTGVAASVDQALHEINNEKQLDCVMLDVRLGRELSSDIATYLLQQNLPFIICSGYDIKLPGMNIPVVDKPYTVAALAQALSLAMTQKAL, from the coding sequence ATGGTGGAGCAACGAGCCCTTGCAGGCGCGCGCGTTCTGATTGTCGAGGACGACGCTTTATCTGCCCACGTGGCGCAGGAGATGCTGGCAGAGCTGGGCTGTAGTGTCACGGGGGTGGCCGCTTCCGTGGATCAGGCCCTCCACGAGATCAACAACGAGAAGCAGCTCGATTGCGTGATGCTTGACGTTCGTCTCGGCCGTGAACTGTCGAGCGACATCGCGACCTACCTGCTGCAGCAGAACCTGCCGTTCATCATTTGCAGCGGTTACGACATCAAGCTGCCCGGCATGAATATACCGGTGGTGGACAAGCCCTATACGGTCGCCGCGCTCGCGCAAGCGCTTAGCTTGGCGATGACGCAAAAGGCGCTTTAA
- a CDS encoding polyprenyl synthetase family protein: MTFTERLEDHASRVERHLDEWLSTDKLGAVPDRLLDAMRYGTLGGGKRFRPFLVIESAALFGVPVEKALNAGSALECIHCYSLVHDDLPAMDNDDLRRGRPTVHKAFDDATAILAGDTLLTVAFEIIAHESTHPNPAVRAALGLELARASGGAGMAGGQMLDLMAPGKMLGEADIRTLQAMKTGALITYGCVAGGILGEASKAELAALKTYGDALGAAFQLADDLLDAEGDAAVVGKATGKDQEAGKGTLVSLLGLEAAHAKLQNLKAEALGALAPFKGRDAMLAGAAEFVVARKF; this comes from the coding sequence ATGACCTTTACAGAACGCCTCGAAGACCATGCAAGCCGTGTCGAACGCCATCTCGACGAATGGCTTTCCACAGATAAACTCGGCGCTGTGCCGGACAGGCTGCTCGACGCCATGCGCTACGGGACGCTCGGCGGCGGCAAACGGTTTCGCCCGTTTCTCGTCATCGAAAGCGCGGCGCTGTTCGGGGTGCCGGTCGAAAAGGCGCTGAACGCGGGCTCTGCGCTCGAATGCATCCATTGCTATTCGCTCGTGCATGACGACCTTCCCGCCATGGACAATGACGACCTGCGGCGCGGGCGGCCGACCGTTCACAAGGCGTTCGACGATGCAACGGCGATCCTCGCGGGCGATACGCTGCTCACGGTCGCCTTCGAAATCATAGCGCACGAATCGACGCATCCGAACCCGGCGGTTCGCGCGGCTCTCGGCCTCGAACTGGCGCGCGCGAGCGGCGGGGCCGGCATGGCTGGCGGCCAGATGCTCGACCTCATGGCGCCCGGCAAGATGCTCGGCGAAGCGGACATCCGCACGCTTCAGGCGATGAAGACCGGCGCACTCATCACATATGGTTGCGTCGCAGGCGGCATTCTCGGCGAAGCCAGCAAGGCAGAACTCGCCGCGCTGAAGACCTATGGCGATGCACTGGGCGCGGCCTTCCAGCTCGCGGACGACCTGCTCGACGCCGAAGGCGATGCCGCCGTCGTCGGCAAGGCAACCGGCAAGGATCAGGAAGCGGGCAAAGGGACGCTCGTTTCGCTGCTCGGCCTCGAAGCCGCACACGCGAAGCTTCAGAATTTAAAGGCGGAAGCGCTGGGCGCGCTGGCGCCGTTCAAGGGGCGGGACGCGATGCTCGCGGGCGCGGCGGAATTCGTGGTCGCGCGCAAATTCTGA
- a CDS encoding glucan biosynthesis protein: MLDRRSFMKLALAAQAAAALPAFAGTPTPGLRFGDPQPFSFDWLKAHAEALSKAPYAPPPRPDPATVAAIDYDAHGKLKYKHEYALYGDGHDAAFPITFQHVGYYFPKTVRMHALEQNAGGAVSREILYDPAYFTIAPDSPAARLAPEPSSLAGFWVMEPRDGKEDWKKAEPWVTFLGASYFRAKGELGQVGMSARGIALSPGGSGHEEFPDFVSFWFMPAPPASRTVTVYALLNSPSVSGAYKFDLHRTSGVVMDIELTLFFREAVERLGLAPLTSMFWYGEKAKPAGIDWRPEVHDSDGLSLATGQGERIWRPLNNPEHITISSFADEHPRGFGLLQRDRAFDHYQDGVGYEKRPSTWVEPKGTGWGKGTVQLVEIPTDDEINDNIVVYWNPEKRPEPGDRIDLAYRVHWLADEPYPTPLARCVATRFGRGGEPGTIRPYGVRKFTVEFLGGPLKELPSGVKPEVVVWASRGNVRSMVAEAVPDDVPGHWRAHFDLSVDGREPVELRLYLRANDKVLSETWLYQYHPFVTDARPLGY; the protein is encoded by the coding sequence ATGCTCGATCGCCGCAGTTTCATGAAACTCGCGCTGGCAGCTCAGGCGGCCGCGGCGCTTCCCGCGTTTGCCGGCACGCCTACGCCTGGCCTTCGTTTCGGCGATCCGCAGCCGTTTTCCTTCGACTGGCTGAAGGCGCACGCGGAAGCGCTGTCGAAAGCGCCCTACGCGCCGCCGCCTCGGCCCGATCCCGCGACCGTCGCCGCCATCGACTACGACGCGCACGGCAAGCTCAAATACAAGCATGAATACGCGCTCTACGGCGACGGCCACGACGCTGCCTTCCCGATCACGTTCCAGCATGTGGGCTATTACTTCCCGAAGACAGTGCGCATGCACGCGCTCGAACAGAACGCGGGCGGCGCCGTCTCGCGCGAAATCCTCTACGATCCGGCCTATTTCACCATCGCACCGGACAGCCCCGCCGCGCGTCTCGCGCCGGAGCCGTCATCCCTGGCGGGCTTCTGGGTGATGGAGCCGCGCGACGGCAAGGAAGACTGGAAGAAGGCCGAGCCGTGGGTGACGTTCCTCGGCGCATCCTATTTCCGTGCGAAGGGCGAACTCGGACAGGTGGGCATGTCGGCGCGCGGCATCGCGCTGTCGCCCGGCGGCTCGGGGCACGAAGAGTTCCCGGATTTCGTTTCCTTCTGGTTCATGCCGGCGCCGCCCGCCTCGCGCACCGTCACGGTTTACGCCCTGCTCAACAGCCCGAGCGTGTCCGGCGCATACAAGTTCGATCTGCATCGCACGAGCGGCGTCGTGATGGATATCGAACTGACGCTGTTCTTCCGCGAGGCCGTCGAGCGGTTGGGCCTTGCACCGCTCACATCGATGTTCTGGTACGGCGAAAAGGCGAAGCCTGCCGGGATCGACTGGCGGCCCGAGGTGCACGATTCCGACGGGCTTTCGCTTGCGACAGGGCAGGGCGAGCGCATCTGGCGTCCGCTCAACAACCCTGAGCACATCACGATTTCGAGCTTCGCCGATGAGCATCCGCGCGGCTTCGGCCTGCTTCAGCGCGACCGCGCCTTCGACCATTATCAGGACGGCGTGGGCTACGAAAAGCGCCCGTCGACCTGGGTCGAGCCGAAAGGTACAGGCTGGGGCAAGGGCACCGTCCAGCTTGTGGAAATCCCGACCGACGACGAGATCAACGACAACATCGTCGTCTACTGGAACCCGGAAAAGCGGCCTGAGCCCGGCGACCGCATCGACCTCGCCTACAGGGTTCACTGGCTCGCCGACGAGCCCTATCCGACGCCTCTCGCGCGCTGCGTGGCGACCCGGTTCGGCCGTGGCGGTGAACCGGGAACGATCCGGCCCTATGGCGTGCGCAAGTTCACGGTCGAATTCCTCGGCGGCCCGCTCAAGGAACTGCCGAGCGGCGTGAAGCCGGAGGTCGTGGTCTGGGCCTCGCGCGGCAATGTCCGCTCAATGGTCGCGGAGGCCGTGCCGGACGATGTACCCGGGCACTGGCGCGCGCATTTCGACCTCAGCGTCGATGGCCGCGAGCCGGTCGAACTGCGTCTCTATCTGCGCGCGAACGACAAGGTGTTGAGCGAGACGTGGCTCTATCAATACCATCCCTTCGTGACGGATGCCCGGCCGCTGGGTTATTGA
- the pbpC gene encoding penicillin-binding protein 1C, producing the protein MALFAGLAAVSAYALKLFAPLPLDAAESSSRLVLDRDGRLLRAFTTPEGRWRLDARREDVSPTYLSLLFTFEDKRFNTHYGVDPMAFGRAALQAARHGKAISGGSTLTMQVARLLRGSPTRSIPAKFQQIADAIRLEWALSKDEILALYLKLAPYGGNLEGVRAASLAYFGKEPHRLSIAEAALLVAIPQSPETRRPDRGYASLVAGRNRVIRRAAAAGVIADADARAAIASVAPRGRLDFRALAPHLSERLVAQHPGMSVIATTIDRTLQEQAEAVARRNAEAFGEKISVAALIVRNRTGEVLAHVGSAGYFDGDRLGAIDMTAAIRSPGSALKPFIYGLAFEEGIAHPETLIDDRPVRFDTYAPVNFDNIFHGTVTVRTALQLSLNIPAVKVLNEVGPVRLAARFREVGMPFAMPRNLTVALGGAGLTLENLTTLYAALGRGGTLVPIRYEKEGGPVWGASEPPALLQPAAVWYVTDILRGAPVPPNVTPGQVAFKTGTSYGFRDAWAAGYDGEYTVAVWAGRADASAAPGLVGLRVAAPVMFELFAAIGPRRVAFGSPPPNLIGSRRNADLPPPLRVFREQRHEGSGATVEQALHIAFPPPNAEVELAKTEGADGEAEALPVALKAEGGALPLTWLVDGNPLASSPHRRDAFLKPRGPGFVQITVVDAEGRSDRTQIRLR; encoded by the coding sequence GTGGCCCTGTTTGCTGGCCTCGCCGCCGTATCCGCCTACGCGCTAAAGCTGTTCGCGCCGCTGCCTCTTGATGCGGCGGAGTCCTCCTCTCGCCTCGTGCTCGACCGCGACGGACGCCTGCTTCGAGCGTTCACCACGCCCGAGGGTCGATGGCGCCTCGACGCGCGCCGCGAGGATGTAAGCCCGACCTACCTCTCCTTGCTATTCACGTTCGAGGACAAGCGCTTCAACACCCATTACGGCGTTGACCCCATGGCATTCGGACGCGCCGCGCTTCAGGCTGCGCGCCACGGCAAGGCGATCTCCGGCGGCTCGACACTGACCATGCAGGTTGCGCGGCTGCTGCGCGGCTCGCCGACGCGCTCCATTCCGGCGAAGTTCCAGCAGATCGCCGACGCCATCCGCCTTGAATGGGCGCTATCGAAAGATGAAATCCTTGCGCTCTATCTGAAGCTCGCGCCCTATGGCGGCAATCTCGAAGGCGTTCGCGCCGCGTCGCTCGCCTATTTTGGCAAGGAGCCTCATCGGCTTTCCATCGCGGAGGCAGCGCTGCTTGTCGCGATTCCGCAGTCGCCCGAAACGCGCCGCCCGGATCGCGGCTACGCCTCCCTTGTTGCCGGGCGCAACCGCGTCATCCGGCGCGCGGCGGCGGCGGGCGTCATCGCAGATGCGGACGCGCGCGCGGCTATCGCGAGCGTTGCACCGCGTGGACGCCTCGACTTTCGCGCGCTCGCGCCGCATCTGTCCGAGCGCCTGGTCGCGCAGCATCCCGGCATGTCCGTCATCGCCACCACGATTGACCGCACCTTGCAGGAACAGGCCGAGGCCGTTGCGCGGCGCAACGCGGAAGCCTTCGGCGAGAAGATTTCGGTCGCCGCGCTCATCGTCAGGAACCGAACCGGCGAGGTTCTCGCCCATGTCGGCTCGGCGGGCTATTTCGACGGCGACCGCCTCGGCGCTATCGACATGACGGCCGCGATCCGTTCCCCCGGCTCCGCGCTGAAGCCGTTCATCTACGGCCTCGCCTTCGAGGAAGGCATCGCGCATCCCGAAACGCTCATCGACGACCGGCCCGTTCGTTTCGACACCTATGCGCCTGTGAACTTCGACAATATCTTTCACGGGACGGTCACGGTACGCACGGCGCTCCAGCTTTCGCTGAACATCCCGGCCGTGAAGGTGCTGAACGAGGTCGGCCCTGTCAGGCTCGCGGCGCGGTTTCGCGAGGTGGGCATGCCCTTCGCCATGCCCCGCAATTTGACGGTCGCGCTCGGCGGCGCTGGGCTTACGCTCGAAAATCTGACGACGCTCTATGCCGCGCTCGGTCGCGGCGGGACGCTGGTTCCGATCCGCTACGAGAAAGAAGGCGGCCCCGTCTGGGGCGCGAGCGAGCCGCCGGCGCTACTTCAGCCCGCCGCGGTCTGGTATGTGACCGATATTCTGCGCGGCGCGCCCGTGCCGCCTAACGTGACGCCGGGACAGGTGGCGTTCAAGACCGGCACCTCATACGGCTTCCGAGACGCTTGGGCGGCGGGCTACGACGGCGAATACACGGTAGCGGTATGGGCAGGGCGGGCGGATGCCAGTGCCGCGCCCGGGCTTGTTGGCTTGCGCGTCGCGGCCCCTGTGATGTTCGAACTGTTCGCCGCCATCGGCCCGCGCCGGGTGGCTTTCGGCTCGCCGCCGCCGAACCTCATCGGGTCGCGCAGAAACGCCGATTTACCGCCGCCGCTCCGCGTTTTCCGGGAGCAGAGGCATGAGGGTTCGGGCGCGACCGTCGAACAGGCGCTTCATATCGCGTTCCCGCCGCCGAACGCGGAGGTGGAACTCGCGAAAACGGAGGGCGCAGACGGCGAGGCGGAAGCCCTGCCGGTGGCGCTGAAGGCGGAGGGCGGCGCATTGCCGCTGACCTGGCTCGTGGATGGCAACCCGCTCGCCTCGTCGCCGCATCGCCGCGATGCCTTCCTCAAACCGCGCGGGCCGGGGTTCGTGCAGATCACCGTTGTCGACGCGGAGGGCCGATCCGACCGCACGCAAATTCGCTTGCGGTGA
- the rpsD gene encoding 30S ribosomal protein S4, producing MTKRASAKHKIDRRLGENLWGRPKSPLNKREYGPGQHGQRRRGKTSDFGTQLKAKQKLKGYYGNITERQFRLIYAEATRLRGDTSENLIGLLERRLDAVVYRAKFVATPFAARQFISHGHISVNGRRVNIPSYRCRAGDVIEVREKAKPLAFVLEATQSAERDVPDYLEVDHGKLTARLSRIPQLSDVPYPVVMEPNLVVEFYSR from the coding sequence ATGACGAAGCGCGCTTCCGCGAAACATAAAATCGACCGCCGCCTTGGCGAAAATCTTTGGGGCCGCCCGAAAAGCCCGCTCAACAAGCGCGAATACGGCCCCGGCCAGCACGGTCAGCGCCGCCGCGGCAAGACGTCGGACTTCGGCACGCAGCTCAAGGCGAAGCAGAAGCTCAAGGGCTATTACGGCAACATCACCGAGCGGCAGTTCCGCCTGATCTACGCCGAAGCGACGCGCCTTCGCGGCGACACCTCGGAAAACCTGATCGGCCTTCTCGAACGCCGCCTCGACGCGGTCGTCTACCGCGCGAAGTTCGTCGCGACGCCGTTCGCCGCCCGCCAGTTCATCAGCCACGGCCACATCTCGGTCAACGGCCGCCGCGTCAACATCCCGAGCTATCGCTGCCGCGCGGGCGACGTGATCGAAGTTCGCGAAAAGGCGAAGCCCCTCGCCTTCGTTCTTGAGGCGACGCAGAGCGCCGAGCGCGACGTGCCTGACTATCTCGAAGTCGACCACGGCAAGCTGACGGCGCGCCTTTCGCGCATTCCGCAACTGTCGGATGTTCCTTATCCGGTGGTGATGGAGCCGAATCTGGTCGTCGAATTCTACTCACGATAA
- the fdxA gene encoding ferredoxin FdxA yields the protein MTYVVLDACIKCKFTDCVEVCPVDCFYEGANMLVISPDECIDCGVCEPECPVDAIKPDTEPGLEKFLEVNREYAALWPNITVKKPPLPDYEKFQQEAEKFEKYFSPDPGEGDSE from the coding sequence ATGACTTACGTTGTGCTGGATGCCTGCATCAAGTGCAAGTTCACCGATTGCGTTGAGGTGTGCCCCGTCGATTGCTTCTACGAGGGCGCGAACATGCTGGTGATCAGCCCGGACGAATGCATCGATTGCGGCGTCTGTGAACCGGAATGCCCGGTGGACGCGATCAAGCCCGATACCGAGCCGGGCCTTGAGAAGTTCCTCGAAGTGAACCGAGAATACGCCGCGCTTTGGCCGAACATAACCGTCAAGAAGCCGCCGCTGCCGGACTACGAGAAGTTTCAGCAGGAAGCCGAGAAGTTCGAAAAATATTTTTCGCCCGATCCCGGCGAAGGCGACTCGGAATAA